One genomic window of Leptospira paudalimensis includes the following:
- a CDS encoding GMC oxidoreductase, whose translation MNQTIPKEQKFDYDVIIVGSGFGGSVSAYRLSQKGYKVLVIESGKRWKAGDFPKTNWSLRKYLWMPKLGFYGIQRINLLNDFLLVSGSGVGGGSLVYACTLYVPSSKVLNSPLYSKMGGEKALLPYYDVAKHMLGVTENPQLWEPDHLLLETAKSFGKEDTFRRTPVGIYFGNKKDPKDPFFDGDGPDRDPCNYCGGCMVGCRHNAKNTLDKNYLYLAEKLGAVILPETKVTSLIPLNSKGIPDPEASGEFGYELETNSTTGWFGYPRRKFRSEQVVLSAGVMGTVGLLLKMQQENKMIRLSEKLGDTVRTNSETVLPVTVPSSNHADYSRGIAITSSVHPDENTHIEPVRYSKGSDFFGVLASVMTDGGGKFPRPLKFFWTMLRHPIYFLKAHNPFGFAKNSIILLVMQTVDNSVRLVRKRRFIWPFQRTITSALSTGEPTPTYIPIANAFTRKLAEIVGGIPRSSLNETLLSAPVTGHIMGGCIVAETPEKGVIDLENKVFGYENLRVCDASMLTVNLGVNPSLTITALSERAMSLIPPKETSVPYLKFEVKRGFDKIISFKPTKRLVKKSTRVK comes from the coding sequence ATGAACCAAACCATTCCAAAAGAACAAAAATTTGATTACGACGTGATTATAGTTGGGTCAGGTTTTGGTGGTTCTGTTTCTGCATATCGTCTTTCTCAAAAAGGATATAAAGTTTTAGTCATTGAATCCGGCAAACGATGGAAGGCTGGAGATTTTCCAAAAACCAACTGGAGTTTACGTAAGTATTTGTGGATGCCAAAACTTGGATTTTATGGAATCCAAAGGATCAACCTACTAAATGATTTTTTACTCGTAAGTGGATCGGGAGTTGGAGGTGGATCACTTGTTTATGCGTGTACTTTATATGTTCCTTCCAGTAAAGTTTTAAACTCACCATTGTATTCCAAAATGGGTGGAGAAAAAGCATTATTACCCTATTATGATGTGGCAAAACATATGTTAGGTGTAACTGAAAATCCTCAATTATGGGAACCTGACCATTTACTGTTGGAAACTGCAAAATCATTTGGAAAAGAAGATACCTTTCGTAGAACACCTGTTGGAATTTATTTTGGTAACAAAAAAGATCCTAAGGATCCATTTTTTGATGGTGATGGTCCAGATCGTGATCCTTGTAATTATTGTGGTGGGTGTATGGTTGGTTGCCGCCATAATGCTAAAAACACACTCGATAAAAATTATTTATATTTAGCAGAGAAGTTAGGTGCTGTTATTTTACCTGAAACCAAAGTTACCTCTCTTATCCCACTCAATTCAAAGGGAATTCCTGATCCAGAAGCAAGTGGAGAGTTTGGATACGAATTAGAAACAAACAGCACAACAGGTTGGTTTGGGTATCCAAGACGAAAATTTAGATCGGAACAAGTTGTTCTATCTGCAGGTGTGATGGGAACTGTTGGTTTACTTCTCAAAATGCAACAGGAAAACAAAATGATTCGTTTGTCTGAGAAGTTAGGTGATACTGTTCGAACTAATAGTGAAACAGTTTTACCAGTGACAGTCCCATCCAGTAATCATGCAGATTATTCGCGTGGGATTGCCATCACTTCTTCTGTTCACCCTGATGAAAATACTCATATAGAACCTGTTCGGTATTCGAAAGGTTCCGATTTTTTTGGTGTCCTTGCCAGTGTGATGACTGATGGTGGTGGAAAGTTTCCGCGACCACTGAAGTTTTTTTGGACAATGTTACGCCATCCAATTTACTTTCTCAAAGCTCACAATCCATTTGGATTTGCAAAAAATTCAATTATCTTACTTGTCATGCAAACTGTGGACAATAGCGTACGACTTGTTCGCAAACGTCGTTTCATTTGGCCTTTCCAGAGGACCATCACATCGGCTCTATCCACTGGCGAACCAACACCGACCTACATTCCAATTGCGAATGCTTTCACTCGCAAATTGGCTGAGATTGTTGGAGGGATTCCCAGAAGTTCACTCAACGAAACATTATTGTCTGCTCCTGTCACAGGGCACATCATGGGTGGGTGTATCGTGGCAGAAACCCCTGAAAAAGGTGTGATTGATTTGGAAAATAAAGTGTTTGGTTATGAGAACCTACGTGTTTGCGATGCATCCATGTTGACTGTGAACTTAGGTGTGAACCCAAGTTTAACCATCACAGCATTGTCTGAAAGAGCAATGAGCCTCATCCCTCCAAAAGAAACATCTGTTCCGTATTTAAAATTTGAAGTGAAACGCGGATTTGATAAAATCATTAGTTTCAAGCCGACTAAACGTCTGGTTAAA
- a CDS encoding DUF2804 domain-containing protein, producing the protein MSESDSLMEFIFCQFALRNSEKTSGRIKSSVLNRFMPEIKKQIPLLNSDGTITQEGWARSPYWTYNRENIAASKLRIKEWDYYSVLSPSKEYGITFTASDLGYAGLFAICYLDFKKGIFKQIDTLSVMPLGKTGFPRVNDSGVVSFQDKKLSLRFETIHGKRTLEFESKDFVAPDGSRGIQGKIELTEPKMDTMNIATSWKENRKAFYYNTKINCMPATGNVVVGNQTLTFDSKTDFGALDWGRGVWTYKNRWYWSSVSAWIDGKPFGLNLGYGFSDRTPASENVILYDGKIHKLDEVNFIINTKDYMAPWKFVSNNNRLDLNFQPIVDRNSYMNFVVIKSVQHQVFGKFNGTVVLDDGKKIKLENVIGFAEDVLNHY; encoded by the coding sequence ATGAGCGAATCCGATTCTCTGATGGAATTCATTTTCTGTCAATTCGCTCTTAGGAATTCTGAAAAAACTTCTGGTCGAATCAAATCATCAGTTTTGAATCGGTTCATGCCTGAAATCAAAAAACAAATTCCTCTGCTCAACTCCGATGGAACAATTACACAAGAAGGTTGGGCACGTTCACCCTATTGGACTTATAACAGAGAAAATATTGCCGCTTCCAAGCTTAGAATTAAGGAATGGGATTATTATTCGGTTCTTTCTCCATCAAAAGAATATGGCATTACATTTACAGCATCAGACTTAGGTTATGCGGGACTTTTTGCCATTTGTTATTTAGACTTTAAAAAAGGAATCTTCAAACAAATTGATACTTTATCGGTAATGCCACTTGGCAAAACAGGATTTCCAAGAGTGAATGATAGTGGAGTTGTATCCTTCCAAGACAAAAAACTTTCCTTACGTTTTGAAACGATTCATGGCAAACGAACCTTAGAATTTGAATCCAAAGATTTTGTAGCACCTGACGGCTCCCGTGGGATCCAAGGAAAAATTGAACTGACAGAACCAAAAATGGATACAATGAACATTGCCACCTCTTGGAAGGAAAACAGAAAGGCATTCTATTATAATACGAAAATCAATTGTATGCCTGCGACAGGTAATGTAGTCGTTGGAAACCAGACTCTCACATTTGATTCCAAAACTGACTTTGGTGCTTTGGATTGGGGGAGAGGTGTTTGGACATACAAAAATCGTTGGTATTGGAGTTCCGTTTCAGCTTGGATTGATGGAAAACCGTTTGGACTCAATTTAGGGTATGGATTTTCAGACAGAACTCCTGCTTCCGAAAATGTCATTTTATATGATGGTAAAATTCACAAATTGGATGAAGTAAATTTCATCATCAATACAAAAGATTATATGGCACCTTGGAAATTTGTATCCAATAACAACCGTTTGGATCTGAATTTCCAACCCATAGTGGATCGTAATTCGTATATGAACTTTGTGGTCATTAAATCGGTACAACACCAAGTCTTTGGAAAATTTAATGGAACGGTTGTGTTGGATGATGGAAAAAAAATCAAACTAGAAAACGTAATTGGTTTTGCCGAAGATGTTCTCAATCACTACTAA